A genomic window from Sulfurospirillum multivorans DSM 12446 includes:
- a CDS encoding class I SAM-dependent methyltransferase, producing MEPNFNFWDNMAKRYPRFNDISMSKDVNHIINWCQNRNVSFEGASILDIGAGTGTIAIPLAQKGAHVTAMDISEGMLAALNEDAKEQGVSLQMHTHQSDWDSFPLSQQYDIVIASMTPAISDLQKIDKMLGATKGLGIYVGWGKYRINKLVEALVKAHIIEEEEDCASAGCIKAAQFIDILDERNIPYESSFFETSWSETYSFEEAKEYAYDQLKRKEIVPNEAIVESILSANLDGDKVQVTTEAEKGIILWRVA from the coding sequence ATGGAACCCAATTTCAATTTTTGGGATAATATGGCAAAGCGCTACCCGCGTTTTAATGATATTTCAATGAGTAAAGATGTCAATCACATCATCAACTGGTGTCAAAACAGAAATGTCTCATTTGAAGGTGCTTCTATTTTAGATATTGGTGCAGGTACGGGAACTATTGCCATTCCTTTAGCCCAAAAAGGTGCACACGTCACGGCTATGGACATTTCTGAGGGCATGTTAGCTGCACTCAATGAAGATGCCAAAGAGCAAGGCGTGAGCTTACAAATGCACACACACCAAAGCGATTGGGATTCGTTTCCTCTGAGTCAACAATACGACATCGTCATCGCGTCCATGACACCTGCGATTAGCGATCTTCAAAAAATTGACAAAATGCTGGGTGCGACCAAAGGGCTTGGCATTTACGTAGGCTGGGGAAAATACCGCATCAATAAATTGGTCGAAGCCTTGGTCAAAGCACATATCATCGAAGAAGAGGAAGATTGCGCATCGGCAGGTTGCATTAAAGCGGCGCAATTTATTGACATCTTAGATGAGCGAAACATTCCTTATGAGAGCAGTTTTTTTGAAACCTCTTGGAGTGAAACGTATAGTTTTGAAGAGGCAAAAGAGTACGCCTACGATCAACTCAAACGCAAAGAAATCGTACCCAATGAAGCAATCGTTGAGTCCATTTTGTCCGCAAATCTTGACGGCGACAAAGTGCAAGTGACCACAGAAGCCGAAAAAGGGATTATTTTATGGAGAGTTGCGTAA
- a CDS encoding TOBE domain-containing protein: MKYGARNEITATVTKIKKGEVMCQVDVGDIIANKMSSVMTMESIEEMGLKEGDKVKVVVKAVSVLLIKE; this comes from the coding sequence ATGAAATACGGCGCTAGAAATGAGATCACGGCAACGGTTACAAAGATTAAAAAAGGCGAAGTGATGTGCCAAGTCGATGTAGGCGACATTATTGCCAATAAAATGAGCTCAGTGATGACGATGGAATCGATTGAAGAGATGGGTCTTAAAGAGGGTGACAAAGTCAAAGTCGTGGTCAAAGCGGTTAGCGTTTTACTCATCAAAGAGTAG
- the crcB gene encoding fluoride efflux transporter CrcB, with protein MFYTVLAIFSGAGFGALLRWFLGTKLNSYTPSIPLGTLSANLLGGYLIGLFIAFFASNTAIAPEWRLFIITGFLGGLTTFSTFSAEIVALIQEGRFSMSVVAVFLHVMGSITMTLLGIASYTLLHKGSL; from the coding sequence ATGTTTTACACTGTTTTGGCTATTTTCTCAGGTGCTGGTTTTGGTGCACTTTTACGCTGGTTTTTAGGCACAAAACTCAACAGCTACACCCCTTCTATTCCCTTAGGAACACTCAGTGCTAATTTACTGGGTGGTTATTTGATTGGATTATTTATCGCTTTTTTTGCTTCCAACACAGCCATTGCACCCGAATGGCGGCTTTTCATCATTACAGGATTTTTAGGTGGACTCACCACCTTTAGCACCTTTAGCGCCGAGATCGTCGCCCTCATTCAAGAAGGACGTTTTAGTATGAGCGTTGTCGCAGTTTTTTTACATGTCATGGGTTCAATTACGATGACGCTGCTGGGCATTGCCAGTTACACCCTACTTCACAAAGGAAGCTTATGA
- a CDS encoding DUF190 domain-containing protein, with protein sequence MKGFQLVFLTLQSRKHPNGEHISQWLMDVSEKIGIKGVTILKASQGIGRDGKLHSSNFFELADEPLEIMMNVNETEYEKLFTLLSEEKLGLFYTKTAIEFGTI encoded by the coding sequence ATGAAAGGTTTTCAACTCGTTTTTTTAACCCTACAAAGTCGCAAACACCCCAATGGTGAGCACATCAGCCAGTGGCTTATGGATGTTTCTGAAAAAATTGGCATCAAAGGCGTAACGATTTTAAAGGCATCCCAAGGTATTGGAAGAGATGGAAAACTGCACTCTTCAAACTTTTTTGAACTGGCGGATGAGCCACTTGAGATTATGATGAATGTCAATGAAACAGAGTATGAAAAACTCTTTACACTTCTAAGTGAAGAGAAGCTGGGACTTTTTTACACCAAAACTGCGATCGAATTTGGGACAATTTAG
- a CDS encoding helix-turn-helix domain-containing protein, whose product MMTLPHYSITEEHFRIDKIEYLTPVPRHKHDCYELFFILEGEGTFYVDCQSYEIHKHSFFLVSPNQIHGWEHTRNLHGYLLKFDASFFSERSFIEYISLFHFDTVNVSESEFLSFESVLKSLHVEYRTSKSFKDCTITNLLQILLIYVKRALPAKPASFMTNALFTKLNDLMHENNYQITPVTYYAKKLKTSVKLLNQAIKENSGFNCGEFIRTKTMQEAKRLLKYDTMSCNEIADRLGFIDPAYFSRFFKREVGVSPKNFRNALEQKYNF is encoded by the coding sequence ATGATGACACTACCTCATTATAGTATTACAGAAGAGCATTTCAGAATCGATAAAATCGAATATCTAACGCCTGTTCCTCGGCATAAACATGATTGTTATGAGCTTTTTTTTATTCTTGAAGGCGAAGGAACATTTTACGTGGATTGTCAGAGTTATGAAATTCACAAACACTCCTTTTTTCTCGTCTCACCCAACCAAATACATGGATGGGAACACACGCGCAATCTTCATGGGTATCTTTTAAAATTCGATGCCTCTTTCTTCTCTGAGCGATCGTTCATCGAATACATCTCTCTTTTTCATTTTGATACGGTGAATGTCAGCGAGTCTGAATTTTTATCCTTTGAGTCTGTTCTGAAAAGTTTACATGTAGAATACCGCACATCTAAATCATTTAAAGATTGCACGATTACCAATCTGCTTCAAATTTTGCTCATTTATGTCAAACGTGCGTTACCTGCAAAACCTGCATCGTTTATGACCAATGCGCTTTTTACAAAACTCAATGATCTTATGCATGAGAACAACTACCAAATCACACCTGTCACTTACTACGCTAAAAAATTAAAAACCAGTGTCAAGCTTCTTAATCAAGCTATTAAAGAGAATTCAGGATTTAACTGCGGTGAATTTATTCGCACTAAAACGATGCAAGAAGCGAAAAGACTCCTCAAATACGACACCATGTCTTGCAATGAAATTGCTGATCGTTTAGGCTTTATAGACCCCGCGTACTTCAGTCGATTCTTTAAACGTGAAGTCGGTGTTTCTCCCAAAAATTTTCGTAACGCATTGGAACAAAAGTACAATTTTTAA
- a CDS encoding YceI family protein, with protein MKKLICSLLLLSGLVYAENIEIHGTSTLHDWKMVSNKTDVAFENDGSKITKLNVSVQIKTLKSGDEGLDEKAYETLKIDRNNVITFKLLEADLAAGTVKGVFKVLDKERTETLKPEVLTLDHVAGSFKVKMTEFGLEIPSVMFGAIKSGDEVTVKYDIKK; from the coding sequence GTGAAAAAATTGATTTGCAGCCTTTTACTTTTATCTGGTTTGGTTTACGCTGAGAACATTGAGATTCATGGAACATCGACACTCCATGATTGGAAAATGGTCTCAAACAAAACCGATGTTGCTTTTGAAAACGATGGTTCTAAAATCACAAAACTGAACGTTTCCGTTCAAATTAAAACACTGAAAAGTGGTGATGAAGGACTCGATGAGAAAGCTTATGAGACACTCAAAATTGATCGCAACAATGTGATTACCTTTAAGCTTCTTGAAGCTGATTTAGCAGCTGGCACGGTTAAAGGTGTTTTCAAAGTACTGGATAAAGAGCGAACTGAAACACTCAAGCCTGAAGTTTTAACGCTCGATCATGTTGCGGGTAGCTTTAAAGTCAAAATGACAGAGTTTGGTTTAGAGATTCCTTCTGTTATGTTTGGTGCGATTAAATCAGGTGATGAAGTAACCGTTAAATACGACATCAAGAAATAA
- a CDS encoding helix-turn-helix domain-containing protein, translating to MHTEVKLFYDIDPNSPNEERNFFIGQAKHAPLPEGTPPPLPHRHPFYEIIFVEKGNGIMRIDFTDRPMQKGSLYLMLPSQIHLPLYSGEFQGFLPRFDISIFADKTFLENLSIFNFDYLLVEEPAYSALEGLLLSLHEEFKSEKALKQCTINNLLKLFLIQVQRLLPNVVNENTQTTIFGSLNTLLESNNYKIQTPAFYAKKLKISLKVLNQAVKEYTSIPCGEYIRSKTVIEAKRLLCYTGMNSNEIAAMLGFEDAAYFSRFFKRETGFTPLVFRKQSL from the coding sequence ATGCACACGGAAGTCAAACTTTTTTACGATATTGACCCAAACAGCCCTAATGAGGAGAGAAATTTTTTTATTGGACAAGCTAAGCATGCACCTCTGCCAGAAGGAACCCCTCCTCCACTCCCACACCGCCACCCTTTTTATGAAATTATTTTTGTTGAAAAAGGCAATGGCATTATGCGCATTGATTTTACCGATAGACCAATGCAAAAAGGCTCTTTGTATCTAATGCTCCCTTCTCAAATCCATTTACCCCTTTACAGCGGAGAATTTCAAGGATTTTTGCCCCGTTTTGACATCTCCATTTTTGCAGACAAGACATTTTTGGAAAATCTCTCCATCTTTAATTTTGATTATCTACTGGTTGAAGAACCCGCGTACAGTGCTTTAGAGGGATTGTTACTCAGTTTACATGAAGAGTTTAAAAGCGAAAAAGCACTGAAACAGTGTACGATCAATAACTTACTCAAACTCTTTTTGATTCAAGTACAAAGGCTTCTGCCCAATGTCGTCAATGAAAACACCCAAACAACTATTTTTGGCTCACTGAACACTCTTTTAGAGAGCAATAATTATAAAATTCAAACCCCTGCTTTTTATGCTAAAAAACTCAAAATTTCACTCAAAGTACTCAATCAAGCCGTCAAAGAGTACACCAGCATTCCATGCGGTGAATACATTCGCTCCAAAACGGTCATAGAAGCCAAACGACTGCTCTGTTATACAGGCATGAATTCCAATGAAATTGCTGCGATGCTAGGCTTTGAAGATGCGGCCTATTTTAGCCGCTTTTTTAAACGAGAGACGGGATTTACCCCATTGGTATTTCGAAAGCAATCACTTTAA